A genome region from Triticum aestivum cultivar Chinese Spring chromosome 2B, IWGSC CS RefSeq v2.1, whole genome shotgun sequence includes the following:
- the LOC123044336 gene encoding probable LRR receptor-like serine/threonine-protein kinase At1g74360, whose amino-acid sequence MSPLLLQFLCLLLLAVEAALTGAQSAGDKEVLVELKRFLVANNKVNRGGYDGWPESDASPCAWTGVTCDGGGRVASLNLAGSTISGPAFGNFSRLSALTSLDLSDNSITGPLPAADLNQCRGLLHLNLSHNLITGPLNLSGLTRLQVLDVSGNRLDGAVAVNFPAICADLTLLDLSTNNLTGNITGLFDGCPRLDKVDLSSNNFTGELWPGITKFREFSAAENNLTRSVPWSTFPDGCRLQSLDLSANQLVGGFPDSIAQCVNLTYMSLWGNNFTGIIPAGIGKLAVLETLILGNNEFDRQIPPELTNCGRLQFLDMSTNKFGGDVQQIFGNFTSLKYLVLHHNNYTGGIVASGVLRLPLLARLDLSFNQFNGELPPEVADMKSLKYLMLAENNFSGTIPPVYGRLAELQALDLSNNTLTGGIPASIGNLTSLLWLMLAGNQLSGQIPPEIGNCTSLLWLNLADNQLTGKIPPEMTEIGRNPGPTFAKNRNDTSVLAGSGECQAMKRWIPASYPPFSFVYSVMTRENCRTIWDRILKGYGIVPICTNSSSRARSNTVSGYVQLSGNLLSGEIPPQIGAMRNLSLLHLDGNRLTGQLPPEIGRLPLVMLNVSRNNLSGPIPSEIGDILCIERMDLSFNNLSGELPASLFKLTELSMFNVSYNPLLSGNVSTTGQFGTFDEQSFLGNPLISLHQGGAAGKQQPRPEAADAPAVRTRGMSRNIVMWLLFSLVIAFTAGTVVFAITSLRARFPVDQEPEPDSFSCEHQHLKAKCAFGTSSSPPSGSSSATGCSSSTEGVKVFRLDKTAFTYRDIVAATGNFSDDRVIGRGGSGVVYRGVLPDGRAVAVKKLSRPRDGVDGDGEREFRAEMEVLADRMGFTWPHPNLVTLYGWCLSGGAKILVYERLDGGSLEALIRDTGAFGRAARLDAAVGVARALAFLHHECVPAVVHRDVKASNVLLDGDGRAKVTDFGLARVVRPGDTHVSTVVAGTVGYVAPEYAQTWRATTKGDVYSYGVLLMELATGRRAVDGGEECLVDWARRTAKEGRKQQTEDQQTTGRVFWELLELGMRCTADAPHERPDMPVVLAALLDIAGDAGCAYCMSSGHGDGEQTSSLA is encoded by the exons ATGTCTCCACTGCTCCTCCAGTTCCTCTGCCTACTCCTCCTCGCAG TTGAGGCGGCGCTGACAGGCGCGCAGAGCGCCGGCGACAAGGAGGTGCTGGTGGAGCTCAAGCGCTTCCTCGTTGCCAACAACAAGGTCAACCGGGGCGGTTACGACGGGTGGCCGGAGTCCGACGCGTCGCCGTGCGCGTGGACTGGAGTCACCTGCGACGGGGGCGGCCGCGTCGCTTCTCTGAACCTGGCGGGCTCGACCATCTCCGGCCCGGCGTTCGGCAACTTCTCGCGGCTCTCGGCGCTCACGTCGCTCGATCTCTCCGACAACTCCATCACCGGCCCGCTCCCCGCCGCCGACCTCAACCAATGCCGCGGCCTCCTGCACCTCAACCTCTCCCACAACCTCATCACCGGGCCGCTCAACCTCTCTGGGCTGACCAGGCTCCAGGTGCTCGACGTGTCGGGGAACCGgctcgacggcgccgtcgccgtcaACTTCCCGGCGATATGCGCCGACCTCACCTTGCTCGACCTGTCCACAAACAATCTCACGGGCAACATCACCGGCCTGTTCGACGGCTGCCCCAGGCTGGACAAGGTCGACCTTAGCTCCAACAACTTCACCGGCGAGCTATGGCCCGGCATCACGAAATTCAGGGAATTCAGCGCCGCAGAGAACAACCTCACCAGGAGCGTCCCGTGGAGCACGTTTCCCGATGGCTGCAGGCTCCAGTCCCTGGACCTCTCCGCGAACCAGCTGGTCGGGGGCTTCCCGGATTCCATCGCCCAGTGCGTGAATTTGACCTACATGTCGCTGTGGGGGAATAATTTCACTGGGATTATACCTGCCGGGATCGGGAAGCTCGCCGTCCTCGAGACGTTGATTCTTGGGAACAACGAGTTCGATCGGCAGATACCGCCGGAGCTGACGAACTGCGGGAGACTTCAGTTCTTGGACATGAGTACCAACAAGTTTGGAGGCGACGTGCAACAGATTTTCGGCAACTTTACGAGCTTGAAGTATCTTGTGCTTCATCACAACAATTACACCGGCGGCATCGTGGCCTCCGGCGTGCTCCGTCTACCTCTGCTCGCCAGGCTCGACCTCAGCTTCAACCAGTTCAACGGCGAACTCCCTCCAGAGGTGGCCGACATGAAGAGCCTCAAGTACCTGATGCTCGCCGAGAACAACTTCTCCGGCACCATACCGCCGGTGTACGGCCGTCTCGCCGAGCTCCAGGCGCTGGACCTGTCGAACAACACGCTCACAGGTGGGATCCCAGCGAGCATAGGGAACCTCACGTCGCTCCTCTGGCTGATGCTCGCCGGGAACCAGCTCTCCGGCCAAATACCACCTGAAATCGGCAACTGCACCAGCTTGCTCTGGCTGAACCTGGCCGACAACCAGTTGACTGGCAAGATTCCACCGGAGATGACAGAGATAGGGAGGAATCCCGGCCCAACCTTCGCCAAGAACCGGAATGATACGAGCGTGCTCGCCGGCTCCGGCGAGTGCCAGGCAATGAAACGGTGGATCCCGGCGAGCTATCCCCCGTTCAGCTTCGTCTACTCCGTCATGACTCGTGAGAACTGCCGCACCATATGGGACCGCATCCTCAAGGGCTACGGAATCGTCCCAATTTGCACCAACTCGTCGTCGCGGGCGAGGTCCAACACGGTCTCCGGGTACGTGCAACTGTCAGGGAACCTGCTTTCCGGCGAGATACCGCCACAGATCGGTGCAATGCGGAACCTCAGCTTGCTCCACCTCGACGGCAACCGTCTGACGGGCCAGCTGCCACCGGAGATTGGCCGGCTCCCGCTCGTCATGCTGAACGTCTCGAGGAACAACCTCTCGGGCCCGATTCCGTCGGAGATCGGCGACATTCTGTGCATCGAGAGGATGGACTTATCCTTCAAcaacctctccggcgagctcccggcGAGCCTGTTCAAGCTCACCGAGCTATCTATGTTCAACGTGTCATACAACCCACTCCTCTCCGGCAATGTCTCCACCACCGGCCAGTTCGGCACCTTCGACGAGCAGTCCTTCCTCGGCAACCCGCTCATTTCATTGCATCAGGGAGGAGCTGCCGGTAAGCAGCAACCACGACCGGAAGCTGCCGATGCTCCTGCTGTTAGGACACGCGGCATGTCAAGAAACATCGTCAtgtggttgcttttctccctcgtCATCGCCTTCACCGCCGGCACCGTCGTGTTCGCGATCACCAGCCTACGAGCCCGGTTCCCGGTGGACCAGGAGCCGGAGCCGGACTCATTCTCCTGCGAGCATCAGCACCTCAAAGCCAAGTGCGCGTTCGGAacatcgtcgtcgccgccgtccgGCTCGTCGTCTGCCACGGGGTGCTCTTCCTCGACGGAAGGAGTGAAGGTGTTCCGGCTGGACAAGACGGCGTTCACCTACCGCGACATCGTGGCGGCCACGGGCAACTTCTCCGACGACCGGGTGATCgggcgcggcggctccggcgtggTGTACCGCGGCGTGCTCCCCGACGGCCGCGCCGTGGCGGTGAAGAAGCTCTCCAGGCCGCGGGACGGCGTGGACGGCGATGGCGAGCGCGAGTTCCGCGCCGAGATGGAGGTGCTCGCGGACCGGATGGGGTTCACGTGGCCGCACCCGAACCTCGTCACGCTCTACGGGTGGTGCCTCTCCGGCGGCGCCAAGATACTGGTGTACGAGCGCCTCGACGGCGGGAGCCTGGAGGCGCTGATCCGCGACACGGGCGCGTTCGGGCGGGCGGCGCGGCTGGACGCGGCCGTGGGCGTGGCGCGGGCGCTGGCGTTCCTGCACCACGAGTGCGTGCCCGCCGTGGTGCACCGCGACGTGAAGGCCAGCAACGTGCTCctggacggcgacgggcgcgccAAGGTGACCGACTTCGGGCTGGCCAGGGTGGTCCGCCCCGGCGACACCCACGTGAGCACGGTGGTGGCCGGCACGGTCGGGTACGTGGCGCCGGAGTACGCGCAGACGTGGCGCGCCACGACGAAGGGCGACGTGTACAGCTACGGCGTGCTCCTCATGGAGCTCGCCACGGGCCGCCGCGCGGTCGACGGCGGCGAGGAGTGCCTGGTCGACTGGGCCCGGCGCACCGCGAAGGAGGGCCGGAAGCAGCAAACGGAGGATCAACAGACGACCGGCAGGGTGTTCTGGGAGCTGCTCGAGCTGGGCATGCGGTGCACGGCCGACGCGCCGCACGAGCGGCCGGACATGCCGGTCGtcctcgccgcgctgctggacatTGCCGGCGACGCGGGCTGTGCATACTGCATGAGCTCAGGACACGGCGACGGCGAGCAAACAAGTTCTCTGGCATAG